A region from the Dinoroseobacter shibae DFL 12 = DSM 16493 genome encodes:
- the pufB gene encoding light-harvesting antenna LH1, beta subunit: MADKSDLSFTGLTDEQAQELHSVYMSGLWLFSAVAVVAHLATFIWRPWF, encoded by the coding sequence ATGGCTGATAAATCCGACCTGTCCTTCACAGGTCTTACCGATGAGCAGGCTCAAGAGCTGCATTCGGTTTACATGAGCGGGCTCTGGCTGTTTTCGGCCGTCGCCGTCGTCGCTCACCTCGCCACGTTCATCTGGCGTCCTTGGTTCTGA
- the pufA gene encoding light-harvesting antenna LH1, alpha subunit — protein sequence MSKFYKIWLIFDPRRVFVAQGVFLFLLAAMIHLVLLSTEHFNWFELAAANAAM from the coding sequence ATGTCTAAATTCTACAAGATCTGGCTGATCTTCGACCCTCGCCGCGTGTTCGTGGCCCAGGGCGTGTTCCTCTTCTTGCTGGCGGCGATGATTCACCTCGTCCTGCTCAGCACCGAGCACTTCAACTGGTTTGAACTGGCGGCTGCAAACGCTGCCATGTGA
- the pufL gene encoding photosynthetic reaction center subunit L — MALLSFERKYRVRGGTLIGGDLFDFWVGPFYVGFFGVTTAFFALLGTILIFWGASQQGTFNPWLINIAPPDLSYGLGMAPLMEGGLWQIITICAIGAFVSWALREVEICRKLGMGYHVPFAFSVAIFAYVTLVVFRPLLMGAWGHGFPYGIWSHLDWVSNTGYAYLHFHYNPAHMIAVTFFFTTTLALALHGALVLSAANPPKGEEVKGPDNEDTFFRDFIGYSIGTLGIHRVGLLLALNAGFWSAVCIIISGPVWTKGWPEWWNWWLEMPIWPSQVGL; from the coding sequence ATGGCTTTGCTCAGCTTCGAGAGAAAGTATCGCGTCCGTGGAGGGACGCTGATCGGCGGCGATCTGTTCGACTTCTGGGTGGGCCCTTTCTACGTGGGCTTCTTCGGGGTTACGACCGCCTTCTTTGCCTTGTTAGGCACCATATTGATCTTCTGGGGCGCATCCCAGCAGGGGACATTCAATCCCTGGCTCATCAACATCGCGCCCCCGGACCTGAGCTACGGGCTCGGGATGGCACCGCTCATGGAGGGCGGGCTTTGGCAGATCATCACCATTTGCGCCATCGGCGCCTTCGTCAGCTGGGCGCTGCGCGAGGTCGAGATCTGCCGCAAGCTGGGCATGGGGTACCATGTGCCCTTCGCTTTCAGCGTGGCGATCTTCGCCTATGTGACGCTGGTGGTCTTCCGGCCGCTGCTGATGGGCGCCTGGGGGCACGGATTCCCCTACGGGATCTGGAGCCACCTCGACTGGGTGTCCAACACCGGATACGCCTACCTGCACTTCCACTACAACCCGGCCCACATGATCGCGGTGACGTTCTTCTTCACCACGACCCTGGCGCTGGCTCTCCACGGGGCGCTGGTTCTGTCCGCCGCAAACCCGCCCAAGGGAGAGGAAGTGAAGGGTCCGGACAACGAAGACACCTTCTTCCGGGATTTCATCGGCTACTCGATCGGTACCCTGGGCATCCACCGCGTGGGTCTGCTCCTGGCGCTGAACGCCGGCTTCTGGTCCGCCGTCTGCATCATCATCTCCGGTCCGGTCTGGACCAAGGGATGGCCCGAATGGTGGAACTGGTGGCTCGAAATGCCGATCTGGCCAAGCCAAGTGGGATTGTAA
- the pufM gene encoding photosynthetic reaction center subunit M: MPEYQNIFTQVQVQGPAELGVDNENNLTEERTTGTGFSQLIGWIGNAQLGPIYLGWFGIISLVTGTLWFNIVGFNMLSQVGYSIPEFIRQLFWLALEPPSPEYGLRMPPLDDGGWFIIASFFLLVSVISWWLRSYQLAEMHKMGKHVAWAFAAAIWLFLVLGLFRPILMGSWSEAVPYGIFPHLDWTTAFSIRYGNLYYNPFHALSIVFLYGSVLLFAMHGATILAVTRFGGDRELEQIYDRGTASERAGLFWRWTMGFNATMEGIHRWAWWFAVLTPITGGIGILLTGTVVDNWFLWAVEHNFAPDYTQDYGYEAYTTYDGFLGREEGN, from the coding sequence ATGCCTGAGTATCAGAACATATTCACACAAGTCCAAGTTCAGGGCCCGGCAGAGCTCGGCGTGGACAACGAGAACAACCTCACCGAGGAGCGCACGACGGGGACCGGTTTCTCCCAGCTCATCGGTTGGATCGGCAACGCCCAGCTGGGCCCGATCTACCTGGGGTGGTTCGGCATCATCAGCCTCGTGACCGGCACGCTCTGGTTCAATATCGTGGGCTTCAACATGCTCAGCCAGGTCGGCTACAGCATTCCGGAATTCATCCGGCAGCTGTTCTGGCTGGCCCTCGAGCCGCCCTCGCCGGAATACGGGCTGCGCATGCCGCCGCTCGATGACGGCGGCTGGTTCATCATCGCGAGCTTCTTCCTGCTCGTGTCGGTGATCTCCTGGTGGTTGCGGTCCTATCAGCTGGCCGAGATGCACAAGATGGGCAAGCACGTGGCCTGGGCCTTTGCCGCCGCCATCTGGCTCTTCCTCGTGCTGGGTCTCTTCCGTCCCATCCTGATGGGCTCCTGGTCCGAGGCTGTGCCTTACGGCATCTTCCCGCACCTCGATTGGACCACGGCCTTCTCGATCCGCTACGGCAACCTCTACTACAACCCGTTCCACGCGCTTTCGATCGTGTTCCTCTACGGTTCGGTTCTGTTGTTCGCGATGCACGGGGCCACGATCCTCGCCGTGACCCGCTTCGGCGGCGACCGGGAGCTGGAGCAGATCTATGACCGCGGCACCGCTTCGGAACGTGCGGGCCTCTTCTGGCGCTGGACCATGGGTTTCAACGCCACGATGGAGGGTATTCACCGCTGGGCCTGGTGGTTCGCCGTGCTCACGCCGATCACCGGCGGGATAGGGATCCTGCTGACCGGCACCGTGGTGGACAACTGGTTCCTCTGGGCCGTCGAGCACAACTTCGCGCCCGATTACACCCAGGACTACGGGTATGAAGCCTACACCACCTACGATGGCTTCCTTGGCCGAGAGGAGGGCAACTGA
- the pufC gene encoding photosynthetic reaction center cytochrome PufC, with protein MLPKWFDEWNSKNPTDIYKPAIVVGVAGGAVFAAALLVSWGQPLATDSMQTGPRGTGMSVPEFVSDLDTPDPTIEVFLASTSDPVIPEEGAQTAGEAYENVDPVLADLTVENYDRLLAAMRSWTGIPDLLEDPDHYQSKVAINMIQMNQTINEEWAGHVYANAEVGVTCFTCHRGQAVPSEVWYRIDPVTENTSGWASVQNRATSLSQFTSLPSDALYQYLLNYEQIAVHDLESRVETLPGDPTWQNTERTYSLMNYFSNSLGRNCVFCHNSRAFYDPAQHTPQWATAMLGISMVQELNNEWIVPIGEAHLPPERLGPVYNDVPKLACKTCHKGYQQPLQGLNVVADWPELATTEGPFYD; from the coding sequence ATGCTACCCAAATGGTTCGATGAGTGGAATTCGAAGAATCCCACGGACATCTACAAGCCGGCGATCGTCGTCGGTGTGGCGGGTGGCGCCGTCTTCGCAGCCGCGCTGCTGGTGAGCTGGGGACAACCCCTGGCCACCGACAGCATGCAGACCGGGCCGCGGGGCACGGGCATGAGTGTGCCCGAGTTCGTCAGCGACCTGGACACGCCCGACCCCACGATCGAGGTCTTCCTCGCCAGCACGTCCGACCCGGTGATCCCGGAAGAGGGCGCGCAGACGGCGGGCGAGGCCTATGAGAATGTCGATCCGGTGCTCGCCGATCTGACGGTCGAGAACTACGACCGTCTGCTCGCGGCGATGCGCAGCTGGACCGGTATTCCCGATCTGCTGGAGGATCCCGATCACTACCAGTCCAAGGTGGCGATCAACATGATCCAGATGAACCAGACCATCAACGAGGAATGGGCGGGCCACGTCTATGCCAATGCGGAGGTCGGCGTGACATGCTTCACCTGCCATCGCGGGCAGGCTGTTCCGTCCGAGGTCTGGTACCGTATCGATCCCGTGACGGAGAACACCTCCGGCTGGGCCTCGGTGCAGAACCGGGCGACCTCGCTGTCGCAGTTCACCTCGCTGCCTTCGGACGCGCTCTACCAGTACCTGCTCAACTACGAGCAGATCGCGGTCCACGACCTGGAGTCCCGGGTCGAGACCCTGCCGGGGGATCCCACCTGGCAGAACACCGAGCGGACCTACAGCCTGATGAACTACTTCTCCAACTCGCTGGGTCGGAACTGCGTGTTCTGTCACAACAGTCGGGCCTTCTATGACCCCGCGCAGCACACGCCCCAATGGGCGACCGCGATGCTCGGGATCTCGATGGTGCAGGAGTTGAACAACGAGTGGATCGTGCCCATCGGCGAGGCGCATCTGCCGCCCGAACGGCTCGGCCCGGTCTATAATGACGTGCCGAAGCTGGCCTGCAAGACCTGCCACAAGGGCTACCAGCAGCCGCTGCAGGGGCTCAACGTGGTCGCGGACTGGCCGGAACTGGCCACGACCGAAGGGCCCTTCTACGACTAG